The Streptomyces sp. Alt3 genome has a segment encoding these proteins:
- a CDS encoding DUF3097 domain-containing protein encodes MRSYQPDLTPPWKKSAPAPEVPAEPDLVVEEVVSGFCGAVIRCERTAQGPTVTLEDRFGKHRVFPMEPRGFLLEGKVVTLVRPSAGGPVRPARTASGSVAVPGARARVARAGRIYVEGRHDAELVERVWGDDLRIEGVVVEYLEGVDDLPAIVREFAPGPDARLGVLVDHLVPGSKESRIAAQVTDADVLVVGHPYIDVWEAVKPSSVGIPGWPAVPRGQDWKTGVCRALGWPENTGAAWQHILSRVGSYKDLEPQLLGRVEELIDFVTLPA; translated from the coding sequence ATGCGCAGCTACCAGCCGGACCTGACCCCGCCGTGGAAGAAGTCCGCCCCCGCCCCGGAGGTGCCCGCCGAGCCCGATCTGGTGGTCGAGGAGGTTGTCAGCGGCTTCTGCGGCGCGGTGATCCGGTGCGAGAGGACGGCACAGGGGCCGACGGTCACGCTGGAGGACCGCTTCGGCAAGCACCGGGTCTTCCCCATGGAGCCCCGCGGCTTCCTGCTGGAGGGGAAGGTGGTCACGCTCGTGCGTCCGTCGGCCGGCGGCCCGGTCCGGCCCGCGCGGACCGCCTCCGGTTCGGTGGCGGTCCCCGGGGCGCGGGCACGGGTGGCGCGCGCGGGCCGGATCTATGTGGAGGGGCGGCACGACGCCGAGCTCGTGGAGCGGGTCTGGGGCGACGACCTGCGCATCGAGGGCGTGGTGGTGGAGTACCTGGAGGGTGTGGACGACCTCCCCGCGATCGTGCGGGAGTTCGCACCCGGCCCGGACGCCCGGCTCGGGGTGCTGGTCGACCACCTGGTCCCCGGCTCGAAGGAGTCCCGGATCGCCGCTCAGGTCACCGACGCCGACGTGCTGGTGGTGGGGCATCCGTACATCGACGTGTGGGAGGCCGTGAAGCCGTCGTCCGTGGGCATCCCCGGGTGGCCGGCCGTGCCGCGCGGCCAGGACTGGAAGACCGGCGTGTGCCGCGCGCTGGGCTGGCCGGAGAACACGGGAGCCGCCTGGCAGCACATCCTGTCCAGGGTCGGCTCCTACAAGGACCTGGAACCGCAACTGCTGGGCCGCGTGGAGGAATTGATCGACTTCGTCACCCTTCCTGCCTGA
- a CDS encoding MBL fold metallo-hydrolase — MDVSWEEFGWERLGNGIGRRRLPVWDATVTLVAGADGVLLHDTGSTLREGVELRTQAEALLGRRVTHIALSHPHFDHVLGTAAFSGAEVYGAVGTADLLARGAGELRADAMRHGMSEADATAATDALVPPRHQVSGEWTLDLGDGFQVLLANVGPGHSGHDLAVLVPGSPVVVLCGDLVEESGEPQAGRDAVPTHWPAALDRLLELGGEDALYVPGHGAVVDAAFVRAQRDQLAARFGVS; from the coding sequence ATGGATGTCTCTTGGGAAGAGTTCGGCTGGGAGCGGTTGGGCAACGGTATCGGGCGGCGGCGCCTGCCCGTCTGGGACGCGACCGTGACGCTGGTGGCCGGGGCGGACGGCGTGCTGCTCCACGACACGGGTTCGACGCTCCGGGAGGGTGTGGAACTGAGGACCCAGGCGGAGGCCCTGCTGGGCCGGAGGGTGACGCATATCGCACTGAGCCATCCGCACTTCGACCATGTGCTGGGCACGGCCGCGTTCTCCGGGGCGGAGGTCTACGGCGCGGTCGGGACGGCGGATCTCCTGGCGCGGGGGGCCGGGGAGCTGCGGGCGGACGCGATGCGGCACGGGATGAGCGAGGCGGACGCCACGGCCGCCACGGACGCCCTGGTGCCCCCGCGTCACCAGGTGAGCGGCGAGTGGACGCTCGACCTCGGCGACGGGTTCCAGGTGCTGCTGGCCAATGTGGGCCCCGGTCACAGCGGCCACGACCTCGCCGTACTGGTGCCCGGTTCCCCCGTCGTGGTGCTCTGCGGCGATCTGGTCGAGGAGTCGGGCGAACCTCAGGCGGGCCGGGACGCGGTCCCCACGCACTGGCCGGCCGCTCTGGACCGGCTGCTCGAACTGGGCGGCGAGGACGCGCTGTACGTACCGGGGCACGGGGCGGTCGTCGACGCGGCGTTCGTACGGGCGCAGCGTGATCAACTCGCCGCCCGCTTCGGCGTGTCGTGA
- the hrcA gene encoding heat-inducible transcriptional repressor HrcA, with product MLSERRLEVLRAIVQDYVGTEEPVGSKALTERHSLGVSPATVRNDMAVLEDEGFIAQPHTSAGRIPTDKGYRLFVDKLAGVKPLSSPERRAIQNFLDGAVDLDDVVGRTVRLLAQLTRQVAVVQYPSLTRSTVRHVELLSLAPARLMLVLITDTGRVEQRMIDCPAPFGDTSLADLRARLNSRVVGRRFADVPQLVQDLPESFETEDRGTVSTVLSVLLETLVEETEERLIIGGTSNLTRFGHDFPVMIRPVLEALEEQVVLLKLLGEATDSGMTVRIGHENAHEGLNATSVVAVGYGSGDEAVAKLGVVGPTRMDYPGTMGAVRAVARYVGQILAES from the coding sequence GTGCTCAGCGAACGCAGACTCGAAGTGCTGCGCGCCATCGTCCAGGACTATGTCGGCACCGAGGAGCCCGTCGGCTCCAAGGCGCTCACGGAGCGGCACAGCCTCGGGGTCTCCCCGGCGACCGTCCGCAACGACATGGCGGTGCTGGAGGACGAGGGCTTCATCGCCCAGCCGCACACGAGTGCGGGGCGCATTCCGACGGACAAGGGCTACCGGCTCTTCGTCGACAAGCTCGCGGGCGTCAAGCCCCTGTCGTCGCCGGAGCGCCGGGCCATTCAGAATTTCCTCGACGGCGCGGTCGACCTCGACGACGTCGTGGGCCGCACGGTCCGGCTGCTCGCGCAGCTGACCAGGCAGGTCGCCGTCGTGCAGTACCCCTCACTGACCCGGTCGACGGTCCGGCACGTGGAGCTGCTCTCACTGGCTCCCGCGCGGCTGATGCTCGTGCTGATCACGGACACGGGCCGGGTCGAGCAGCGTATGATCGATTGCCCTGCACCGTTCGGTGACACGTCACTGGCGGATCTGCGGGCCCGGCTCAACAGCCGGGTCGTCGGACGCCGCTTCGCGGACGTCCCGCAGCTGGTGCAGGATCTTCCGGAGTCCTTCGAGACCGAGGACCGGGGAACCGTTTCGACGGTGCTCTCCGTTCTCCTGGAGACTCTGGTCGAGGAAACGGAGGAGCGGCTGATCATCGGCGGCACCTCCAACCTCACCCGTTTCGGACACGACTTCCCCGTGATGATCCGTCCGGTGCTGGAGGCACTGGAGGAACAGGTCGTGCTGCTGAAGCTGCTGGGTGAGGCTACGGATTCGGGCATGACCGTACGGATCGGGCACGAGAACGCCCACGAGGGCCTCAACGCCACGTCCGTCGTCGCGGTCGGCTACGGTTCGGGCGACGAGGCAGTCGCCAAACTCGGCGTGGTCGGACCGACCCGCATGGACTACCCCGGAACGATGGGAGCGGTACGCGCAGTGGCACGTTACGTCGGACAGATCCTGGCGGAGTCGTAA
- the dnaJ gene encoding molecular chaperone DnaJ has product MATDYYAVLGVRRDASQDEIKKAFRRLARELHPDVNPDPKTQERFKEINAAYEVLSDPQKKQVYDLGGDPLSQSGGGGAGGFGAGGFGNFSDIMDAFFGNATQRGPRSRTRRGQDAMIRLEIDLNEAAFGTTKDIQVDTAVVCTTCSGEGAAPGTSAQTCDMCRGRGEVSQVTRSFLGQVMTSRPCPQCQGFGTVVPTPCPECAGDGRIRSRRTLTVKIPAGVDNGTRIQLAGEGEVGPGGGPAGDLYVEIHEVSHAVFQRRGDDLHCTVTIPMTAAALGTQVPLETLDGLEEIDIRPGTQSGQSVPLHGRGITHLRGGGRGDLIVHVEVMTPTKMDPEQERLLRELAKLRGEERPTGQFQPGQQGLFSRLKDAFNGR; this is encoded by the coding sequence GTGGCCACGGACTACTACGCCGTACTCGGCGTGCGCCGCGACGCTTCCCAGGACGAGATCAAGAAGGCATTCCGCAGACTCGCGCGCGAGCTGCACCCGGATGTCAACCCCGATCCGAAGACCCAGGAGCGGTTCAAGGAGATCAACGCCGCCTACGAGGTGCTGTCGGACCCGCAGAAGAAGCAGGTCTACGACCTCGGCGGCGATCCGCTCTCCCAGTCGGGCGGTGGTGGGGCCGGTGGCTTCGGCGCCGGCGGTTTCGGCAACTTCAGCGACATCATGGACGCGTTCTTCGGCAACGCGACGCAGCGCGGGCCCCGTTCGCGGACCCGGCGTGGCCAGGACGCCATGATCAGGCTGGAGATCGACCTCAACGAGGCGGCCTTCGGCACGACCAAGGACATCCAGGTCGACACGGCCGTCGTCTGTACGACCTGCAGCGGCGAGGGCGCGGCACCCGGCACCTCCGCGCAGACCTGTGACATGTGCCGCGGCCGCGGCGAGGTCTCCCAGGTCACCCGGTCGTTCCTCGGCCAGGTCATGACCTCGCGCCCCTGCCCGCAGTGCCAGGGCTTCGGCACGGTCGTGCCGACCCCGTGCCCCGAGTGCGCCGGTGACGGCCGCATCCGCTCGCGGCGCACGCTTACCGTGAAGATCCCCGCAGGTGTCGACAACGGCACCCGGATCCAGCTCGCGGGAGAGGGCGAGGTCGGCCCCGGCGGCGGCCCCGCCGGCGACCTGTACGTCGAGATCCACGAGGTCTCGCACGCCGTGTTCCAGCGGCGCGGCGACGACCTGCACTGCACGGTCACCATCCCGATGACGGCCGCGGCCCTGGGCACCCAGGTGCCGCTGGAGACGCTCGACGGCCTGGAGGAGATCGACATCCGGCCGGGCACCCAGTCCGGCCAGTCGGTCCCGCTGCACGGGCGCGGCATCACGCACCTGCGCGGCGGCGGACGCGGTGACCTGATCGTGCACGTCGAGGTCATGACCCCGACGAAGATGGACCCCGAGCAGGAGCGCCTGCTGCGGGAGCTGGCCAAGCTGCGAGGCGAGGAGCGGCCCACGGGCCAGTTCCAGCCGGGACAGCAGGGGCTGTTCTCCCGCCTGAAGGACGCCTTCAACGGCCGCTGA
- a CDS encoding nitronate monooxygenase: MSSPLTALCRYPIVQAPMAGGASRPELAAAVSESGGLGFLAAGYKTADGMYNEIKQLRRLTGRPFGVNLFMPQPLVADPGAVEVYRHQLAGEAAWYETPLGDPDAGGDDGYDAKVAILLHDPVPVVSFTFGCPTREVLDAFAAAGTLTVVTVTSPQEARNAAWSGAAALCVQGVEAGGHQSTHRDDPQGGLTGTGLLALTAEIRESVDLPVIAAGGLMRGSQITAVLAAGADAAQLGTAFLPCPESGAHPLHKEALTNPLFVTTALTRAFSGRPARGLVNRFVREHGPYAPAAYPQVHQLTSGLRGAAAKAGDAQGMALWAGQGHRMARELPAGELVELLAAETEAARAAVSVRSAQ; encoded by the coding sequence ATGTCCTCGCCCCTCACCGCTCTCTGCCGGTACCCGATCGTGCAGGCACCTATGGCGGGAGGCGCCTCCCGGCCGGAGCTGGCCGCCGCGGTCTCCGAGTCCGGAGGGCTGGGGTTCCTCGCCGCCGGCTACAAGACGGCGGACGGGATGTACAACGAGATCAAGCAGCTCAGGAGGCTGACCGGCCGTCCCTTCGGCGTCAATCTCTTCATGCCGCAGCCCCTCGTCGCCGACCCGGGAGCCGTCGAGGTCTACCGCCACCAGCTCGCCGGCGAGGCGGCCTGGTACGAGACCCCCCTGGGCGACCCGGACGCCGGCGGGGACGACGGGTACGACGCCAAGGTCGCGATCCTGCTGCACGACCCCGTACCCGTGGTCTCCTTCACCTTCGGCTGCCCCACCCGCGAGGTCCTCGACGCGTTCGCCGCCGCCGGCACGCTCACCGTCGTCACGGTCACCTCGCCCCAGGAGGCGAGGAACGCCGCGTGGTCGGGCGCGGCCGCACTCTGTGTCCAGGGCGTCGAGGCCGGCGGCCACCAGTCGACGCACCGCGACGATCCCCAGGGCGGCCTCACGGGCACCGGACTGCTCGCCCTGACCGCCGAGATCCGCGAGTCCGTCGACCTGCCGGTCATCGCGGCCGGCGGGCTGATGCGCGGCTCCCAGATCACCGCCGTCCTGGCGGCCGGGGCCGACGCCGCGCAGCTCGGCACGGCGTTCCTGCCCTGCCCGGAGTCGGGTGCGCACCCGCTGCACAAAGAGGCCCTGACCAACCCGCTGTTCGTGACGACGGCTCTGACCCGGGCGTTCTCCGGCCGCCCCGCACGCGGACTGGTTAACCGGTTCGTACGGGAGCACGGCCCGTACGCCCCCGCCGCCTACCCGCAGGTGCACCAGCTGACCAGCGGGCTGCGCGGGGCGGCGGCCAAGGCCGGGGACGCCCAGGGCATGGCCCTCTGGGCGGGTCAGGGCCACCGGATGGCACGCGAGCTGCCCGCCGGGGAACTCGTGGAACTGCTCGCGGCAGAAACGGAAGCCGCGCGTGCGGCAGTGAGTGTGAGGAGTGCCCAGTGA
- a CDS encoding 16S rRNA (uracil(1498)-N(3))-methyltransferase, producing MTAPVFVVEQLPSGPEFVLDGPEGRHAVSVKRLNPGEDVVLTDGQGRWAEGVVRAAEGKDRLVVTGLESVHDEPAPVPFVTVVQALPKGDRGELAVETMTETGVDAIVPWQAARCITQWKGDRGLKSLAKWRSTAREAGKQSRRVRFPEVAGVMTTKQVAVLLAAADFAGVLHEGRDSGSEPLATAELPAGGTIVLVVGPEGGVSPQELAAFAEAGAPAYRLGPSVLRTSTAGTAAAALLMGRTGRWS from the coding sequence GTGACGGCACCGGTCTTCGTCGTCGAACAGCTGCCCAGCGGCCCGGAGTTCGTCCTGGACGGACCCGAGGGACGGCACGCGGTGTCCGTGAAGCGGCTGAACCCGGGCGAGGACGTCGTCCTGACCGACGGGCAGGGCCGCTGGGCCGAAGGCGTCGTACGGGCGGCCGAGGGCAAGGACCGGCTCGTGGTCACCGGCCTGGAGAGCGTCCACGACGAGCCCGCGCCCGTGCCCTTCGTCACCGTCGTCCAGGCGCTGCCCAAGGGGGACCGCGGTGAGCTCGCCGTGGAGACGATGACCGAGACGGGCGTCGACGCGATCGTGCCCTGGCAGGCCGCGCGCTGCATCACGCAGTGGAAGGGCGACCGAGGTCTCAAGTCCCTCGCCAAATGGCGCAGCACCGCGCGTGAGGCGGGGAAGCAGTCCCGCCGGGTGCGCTTCCCCGAGGTGGCCGGGGTCATGACGACCAAACAGGTTGCCGTGCTGCTGGCCGCGGCGGACTTCGCGGGCGTCCTGCACGAGGGCCGGGACAGCGGCAGCGAACCGCTCGCCACCGCCGAACTCCCCGCAGGCGGGACGATCGTGTTGGTCGTGGGCCCGGAGGGCGGGGTGTCGCCCCAGGAGCTGGCCGCCTTCGCGGAGGCGGGAGCGCCCGCGTACCGGCTCGGGCCCAGCGTGCTGCGCACCTCGACCGCGGGGACCGCGGCTGCGGCCCTGCTGATGGGACGCACCGGGCGCTGGAGCTGA
- a CDS encoding histidine triad nucleotide-binding protein, with the protein MAGEPQTDCLFCKIVTGDIPATIVRESGTTIAFRDINPQAPTHVLVIPKAHYPDAAALAAGDPQAAADVLREAGLVAADEKITEAGYRIVLNTGAGAGQTVFHAHAHVLGGRGMQWPPG; encoded by the coding sequence ATGGCGGGTGAGCCGCAGACCGACTGCCTGTTCTGCAAGATCGTTACTGGGGACATCCCGGCGACCATCGTCCGCGAGAGCGGGACGACCATCGCCTTCCGCGACATAAACCCCCAGGCCCCGACCCACGTCCTGGTCATCCCCAAGGCGCACTACCCGGACGCCGCCGCCCTCGCCGCGGGCGACCCGCAGGCCGCCGCCGACGTGCTGCGCGAGGCGGGCCTGGTAGCCGCCGACGAGAAGATCACCGAGGCCGGTTACCGCATCGTGCTCAACACCGGAGCCGGCGCCGGCCAGACCGTGTTCCACGCGCACGCCCACGTCCTGGGCGGACGCGGGATGCAGTGGCCCCCCGGTTAG
- a CDS encoding ribonuclease Z produces the protein MSVRELVVLGTASQVPTRHRNHNGYLLRWDGEGILFDPGEGTQRQMLRAGVAAHDINRICVTHFHGDHALGLAGVIQRINLDQVPHPVTAHFPASGQRFFDRLRYATAYRESVELTEAPVAADGVLATTDAYTLDSHRLSHPVESYGYRLTEPDRLRMLPAKLAEHGIAGPDVGRIQRDGVLRGIPLDEVSETRRGQRCAFVMDTRLCDGAFALAEKCDMLVIESTFLDEDGRLAADHGHLTAGQAARVAKESGVRHLVLTHFSQRYTDPDAFERQVRAAGFDGELTIAQDLIRVPVPTRHT, from the coding sequence GTGTCCGTACGAGAGCTCGTGGTCCTCGGCACCGCCAGTCAGGTGCCGACCCGCCACCGCAACCACAACGGCTACCTGCTGCGCTGGGACGGGGAGGGCATCCTCTTCGACCCCGGCGAGGGGACCCAGCGCCAGATGCTTCGGGCGGGCGTCGCCGCGCACGACATCAACCGGATCTGCGTCACCCACTTCCACGGCGACCACGCGCTGGGCCTGGCGGGCGTGATCCAGCGGATCAATCTCGACCAGGTCCCGCACCCCGTCACCGCGCACTTCCCGGCGAGCGGGCAGCGCTTCTTCGACCGTCTGCGGTACGCGACGGCCTACCGGGAGTCGGTCGAGCTGACCGAGGCACCGGTGGCCGCCGACGGGGTCCTCGCCACCACCGACGCGTACACCCTCGACAGCCACCGGCTCTCGCACCCCGTCGAGTCCTACGGCTACCGGCTCACCGAGCCCGACCGGCTGCGCATGCTGCCGGCGAAGCTGGCCGAGCACGGCATCGCGGGGCCCGACGTCGGACGGATCCAGCGGGACGGCGTCCTGCGCGGCATCCCCCTGGACGAGGTCTCCGAGACGCGCCGCGGACAGCGCTGCGCGTTCGTCATGGACACCCGGCTCTGCGACGGCGCGTTCGCCCTCGCGGAGAAATGCGACATGCTGGTCATCGAGTCGACGTTCCTCGACGAGGACGGCCGGCTCGCCGCCGACCACGGTCACCTCACCGCCGGCCAGGCGGCCCGGGTGGCGAAGGAGTCCGGCGTACGGCACCTCGTGCTGACGCACTTCTCCCAGCGCTACACGGACCCCGACGCCTTCGAGCGCCAGGTCAGGGCAGCCGGCTTCGACGGTGAACTGACCATCGCCCAGGACCTGATCAGGGTCCCGGTACCCACCCGCCACACGTAA
- a CDS encoding adenosine deaminase, with the protein MHLPKAELHLHIEGTLEPELAFALAARNGVDLPYADTEELRKAYLFEDLQTFLDLYYALMAVLRTEEDFAELADAYLARAATQGVRHAEIFFDPQAHTDRGVPIGTVIEGLGRALDRSEETHGISTQLIMCFLRDKSAESALETLEAAKPYVHRISAVGLDSAEVGHPPAKFREVYAAATALGLRKVAHAGEEGPPEYIREALDVLGVERIDHGLRCMEDPDLVDRLVSERIPLTLCPLSNVRLRAIDVLEQHPLRSMMDAGLLCTVNSDDPAYFGGYVGDTFHAVHEALGLDREQLRTLARNSFEAAFLDHDEERRARYYSEVEAYEFD; encoded by the coding sequence GTGCACCTCCCCAAAGCCGAACTCCACCTCCACATCGAAGGAACCCTCGAACCCGAGCTGGCCTTCGCACTGGCCGCGCGCAACGGCGTGGACCTGCCCTACGCGGACACCGAGGAGCTGCGCAAGGCGTACCTCTTCGAGGACCTGCAGACCTTCCTCGACCTGTACTACGCCCTGATGGCAGTGCTGCGCACCGAGGAGGACTTCGCCGAGCTGGCCGACGCCTACCTCGCCCGCGCAGCCACCCAGGGCGTCCGGCACGCGGAGATCTTCTTCGACCCGCAGGCCCACACCGACCGGGGCGTCCCGATCGGTACGGTCATCGAGGGGCTCGGCAGGGCGCTGGACCGCAGCGAGGAGACGCACGGCATCTCCACCCAGCTGATCATGTGCTTCCTGCGCGACAAGTCCGCGGAGTCGGCGCTGGAGACCCTGGAGGCCGCGAAGCCGTACGTCCACCGCATCAGCGCCGTCGGCCTCGACTCGGCGGAGGTCGGCCACCCGCCCGCGAAGTTCCGCGAGGTGTACGCGGCCGCCACGGCCCTCGGCCTGCGCAAGGTCGCCCACGCGGGCGAGGAGGGCCCGCCGGAGTACATCCGGGAGGCCCTGGACGTCCTCGGCGTCGAGCGGATCGACCACGGTCTGCGCTGCATGGAGGACCCGGACCTGGTCGACCGACTGGTCTCCGAGCGGATCCCGCTGACGCTCTGCCCGCTGTCCAACGTACGGCTGCGCGCCATCGACGTCCTGGAGCAGCATCCGCTGCGGTCGATGATGGACGCGGGGCTCCTCTGCACGGTGAACTCCGACGACCCCGCCTACTTCGGCGGTTACGTCGGAGACACCTTCCACGCCGTCCACGAGGCGCTCGGCCTGGACCGCGAGCAGCTGCGCACCCTGGCCCGCAACTCCTTCGAGGCGGCCTTCCTCGACCACGACGAGGAGCGCAGGGCGCGCTACTACTCCGAGGTCGAGGCGTACGAGTTCGACTGA
- a CDS encoding MFS transporter has product MSSRPRAAWPLVAVFTAGYLAAYLLPTIVGRLSTYLGLSSAQAGLVGSALLLSSASAGFALAGRVDRFGSRRPARAGLLLAALGYGCAALTTSMPLVILGVVVGGFGSGTATAVAASGIAAQKDPHRTSSLGLLSVSATAGALYLTIPHLGGGHRLPFASIALVALLVWPATSRLGGSSPAGGTSPVQGRLPHRRSGLVLAGGMLVWSMAQNALWGVSSRIGAVQVGLSEVTIGAVFAAALGAGLLGVMGAGMLGARLGRAVPIGLGTMIIAGSIVLSSSADDLGSFATGEIAWNTFYPVVLSYLIGLAASLDVRGRWAVLAGSASSVGTACGPLLGSVLSEQAGYAVMGLILGAATLLVAAPVTAVALHTGGRPLVPGSVRRRGGAPAALLAATTNSLSGAVPKLGAPEQAVTEISVPALRRRRLGRSAFRTAGPAGGAGQSNSYASTSE; this is encoded by the coding sequence ATGTCCTCGCGCCCTCGCGCCGCGTGGCCCCTGGTCGCCGTGTTCACCGCCGGTTACCTCGCCGCCTACCTGCTCCCCACCATCGTCGGCCGTCTCAGCACCTATCTGGGCCTCAGTTCCGCACAGGCCGGTCTGGTCGGCAGCGCCCTGCTGCTCAGCTCGGCCTCGGCCGGCTTCGCGCTGGCCGGACGCGTCGACAGATTCGGGTCGCGGAGACCGGCGCGCGCGGGGCTGCTGCTCGCCGCGCTCGGGTACGGCTGCGCGGCCCTGACCACCTCGATGCCCCTGGTGATCCTGGGAGTCGTCGTCGGCGGATTCGGATCGGGCACGGCGACCGCCGTCGCGGCATCCGGCATCGCCGCGCAGAAGGATCCGCACCGGACCTCGTCACTCGGGCTGCTCAGCGTCTCCGCGACGGCGGGCGCCCTCTATCTGACGATCCCTCACCTGGGTGGCGGTCACCGGCTGCCGTTCGCGTCCATCGCGCTGGTCGCCCTGCTCGTCTGGCCCGCCACCTCCAGGCTCGGCGGCTCCTCGCCGGCCGGCGGGACGTCACCGGTGCAGGGGCGGCTGCCGCACCGGCGGTCCGGACTGGTGCTGGCGGGCGGGATGCTCGTCTGGTCCATGGCGCAGAACGCCCTGTGGGGTGTGAGCAGCCGCATCGGCGCCGTCCAGGTCGGCCTCTCCGAGGTGACCATCGGCGCCGTGTTCGCCGCCGCGCTGGGTGCGGGACTGCTCGGCGTGATGGGGGCGGGCATGCTGGGAGCCCGGCTCGGGCGCGCGGTTCCGATCGGCCTCGGGACGATGATCATCGCCGGGAGCATCGTGCTGAGCTCCTCGGCCGATGACCTGGGATCGTTCGCGACCGGTGAGATCGCGTGGAACACCTTCTACCCGGTGGTCCTGTCGTATCTGATCGGGCTGGCGGCCTCGCTGGACGTGCGCGGCCGCTGGGCGGTCCTCGCGGGCTCGGCCTCGTCCGTCGGCACGGCGTGCGGCCCCCTGCTCGGCAGCGTGCTCTCCGAGCAGGCGGGCTATGCGGTGATGGGCCTGATCCTGGGAGCCGCGACGCTCCTGGTCGCGGCCCCCGTCACCGCGGTTGCTCTGCACACCGGCGGCCGGCCGCTGGTGCCCGGTTCCGTCCGGCGCAGGGGTGGTGCCCCGGCGGCACTGCTCGCGGCCACGACCAACAGCCTGTCCGGCGCGGTGCCCAAGCTGGGTGCGCCGGAACAGGCGGTCACGGAGATCAGCGTGCCCGCGCTACGGCGCAGGCGGCTGGGCCGGAGCGCGTTCCGCACGGCCGGGCCGGCCGGCGGTGCCGGTCAGTCGAACTCGTACGCCTCGACCTCGGAGTAG
- a CDS encoding carbohydrate kinase family protein: MSTTNPGIDPLLGLRAPQDPACDVFLTGTVFLDIIFTGLDSAPVRGTESWARGMGSSPGGVANMATALARLGLRTSLAAAFGDDHYGEYCWDALEQGEGIDLSMSHTVPGWHSPVTVSMAYEGERTMVSHGHEAPPPAASEVPGGTFPHCPPRARAAIASLTPGRSDPWVASAARNGALVFADVGWDETGRWDLDALPDLGHCLAFLPNAEEAMRYTRTDCPRAAAHALAERVPLAVVTLGAEGAYAVDGRTGTAAEVPAIEVEALDPTGAGDVFVAGFVTGTLAGWPLADRLAFAGLTAALSVQEFGGSLSAPGWAEVAAWWQQVRTCADQDPAALERYAFLEELLPADSRAWPLRRAVPTIGFRQ, encoded by the coding sequence GTGAGCACTACGAATCCAGGCATCGACCCGCTGCTCGGGCTGCGCGCACCGCAGGACCCGGCCTGCGACGTCTTCCTGACCGGCACGGTCTTCCTCGACATCATCTTCACCGGCCTGGACAGCGCGCCGGTGCGCGGGACGGAGTCCTGGGCGCGAGGGATGGGATCCAGTCCCGGAGGCGTCGCCAACATGGCCACCGCACTCGCCCGGCTCGGCCTGCGCACCTCGCTGGCAGCCGCGTTCGGCGACGACCACTACGGCGAGTACTGCTGGGACGCCCTCGAACAGGGCGAGGGCATCGACCTGTCCATGTCGCACACGGTGCCCGGCTGGCACTCACCCGTCACCGTCTCGATGGCCTACGAGGGCGAACGCACGATGGTCTCGCACGGCCACGAGGCGCCGCCCCCGGCCGCCTCCGAGGTGCCGGGCGGCACGTTTCCGCACTGCCCGCCCCGCGCCCGGGCCGCCATCGCCTCGCTGACCCCCGGCCGCAGCGACCCCTGGGTCGCCTCGGCCGCCCGGAACGGCGCGCTGGTCTTCGCCGATGTGGGCTGGGACGAGACCGGCCGCTGGGACCTGGACGCCCTTCCCGATCTCGGACACTGCCTCGCCTTCCTCCCCAACGCGGAGGAGGCCATGCGCTACACCCGCACGGACTGCCCGCGCGCCGCCGCCCACGCCCTGGCCGAGCGGGTCCCCCTCGCGGTGGTCACCCTCGGGGCGGAAGGCGCCTACGCGGTGGACGGGCGGACGGGGACGGCGGCCGAGGTGCCCGCCATCGAGGTGGAGGCACTCGACCCCACAGGGGCGGGCGACGTCTTCGTCGCCGGGTTCGTCACGGGGACGCTGGCCGGCTGGCCGCTCGCCGACCGCCTGGCCTTCGCCGGGCTCACGGCCGCGCTGTCGGTGCAGGAGTTCGGCGGATCCCTGTCCGCACCCGGATGGGCGGAGGTCGCCGCCTGGTGGCAGCAGGTGCGCACCTGCGCGGACCAGGACCCGGCAGCACTGGAGCGCTACGCCTTCCTGGAGGAGCTGCTCCCCGCCGACAGCAGGGCCTGGCCCCTGCGCCGCGCAGTCCCGACCATCGGGTTCCGTCAGTGA